TAAGATATCGGGCTTACCCAATCAGCGGTCATAACATTCTTTTCTTCTTCATTTCCACTCACAATAAGATATGTCCTTAAAGGATAAAGTAAATGGTACATAAAAATAAATCAAAAAAGAATAAAAAATTTATCCAACAACCGCCTTCTCCTTAAATGTTTTTCTTTTAAATCTTTCTATGCTTAAATTATCTATTGGCAAATCAGTTTTTTCATCACATATAAGTTGAGCAATTAACCTTGCAACCATTGGCGCAATCATAAAACCGTGTCCGCTGAATCCATTGCATTGAATAAATCCTTCAACACTCGTTTTCCCTAAAATTGGCAGTGCATCAGGTGTTACATCATAAAATCCGGTCCATTGCCTTAGTATTTTTACATGCTTAAGCGGAGGAGCATATTTTCCAAGCATAAAGGCCATGTGCTTCAGGAATGAATAAGTTGGCTCAAAATAATAACCAGTTTTTTCCTCGGGCGAAGGTATTCCTCCAAGGATCTGCCCTTCTTCCTGCTGGCTGAAATATATTCCATCCCTAAAAGAGATCACCATGCAATCAAAGCTCCTCTTTATTGGCTCTGTAACAAGCGCCTCCTTCCTGACAGGCTTGTTTGGCAACTCTATGCCCGCCATTCTCGCCACCTCTCCGCTCCAGGCGCCCGCGCAATTCACAACAAAATTTGCTTTTAACTCTCCTTTGGTTGTCAATATCCCTTCTATTTTTTTGTCTTTAACTTTTATCTCTTTTACTTCTGTAAACTTATATATTTTTGCGCCAAGTTTTTTTGCTGCAAGTGCATATGCATATGTTGTTTTGAAAGGATTTGCATGTCCATCTGTAGGGCAAAATGTTGCTGCAATTGCTTCCATTCCATTTAAATCAAGTATTGGAGCTATCTCTTTAATTTCATCTTCATAGATTATTCGAGAAGGTATCCCAAGCCTATTCTGCATTTCAATATTTTTCTTAGCCTGCTTCATCTCTTCTTCGCTATGGATTGCTATAAGATATCCTCCTTGTCTCAATCCAATATCATAATTCAATTCCTCGCTAAGCTTTTCAAATATTTCAACGCTTTTCTTTGCTAAAATTGCATTTTCCTCAGTTGCCCACTGCTGTCTTATTCCCGCGCCACATCTTCCAGTGTCTCCACTTGCAATCCATTTTCTTTCAAAAACCGCAACATCTTTTCCCCGTTTCGCTAATTCATATGCAATTGCACATCCATTTATTCCCGCTCCAATTATTGCAACATCTACTTTATTCATGTTTTCCCAGAATTCCTATTTCAACTGGTTCATCAGGAGGGCGAAAAGAAGGAATTATTTCCTCAATCTTTTTTCCTTTTTTACTTACAAGAATTCTTGCAGCAATTATAAGGCAAGTTCTTCCCTGGCAGTGGCCCATGCCAATTCTCAAAAGATGTTTGAGCTCATCAAGGGTTTCGCAATCATATTTTTCAATTGCATCAACAATTTCTTCTTCACTCACATCCTCACATCTACAAACAATTTTCACAATTGGAATATAGGGCTTATATTTATTGATTGTGGAAAGGTTTATTTTCCGCCATAAATTAAATGTCCTCCATCACATGTTTTTCCGTAGAATTTATATCCTTCCCTGCATGCTCCAAAAGATAAATTGTTCCTCCTGCAAGCCTCTTCCACTTTTTCAAGATAAAAATATCTAATTTTTTCAGGCAGATAAAAAGAATTTCCAACCCTCCTCCATGAATATTTTTCAATTTCAATAATGCCCTTCAACCTTTCAAAAGAATCCCTTCTCGGCTTTAGTGTAGAGGCAACAACATGCTTTACAAATGGAGAAATGCTTTCAACAATTTCTTCTATTTCATCATCATTAAACCCAGGTAATATGGGATCAATTCTTACGGAACATAGAATTCCTTCTTCAGCAAGTGTTTCAATTGCCTTTATTCTTCTCTCTGGCAAGGGAGCATTTGGCTCTACTTTTCTTGCTTTTTCAATGCTCAATGTTGTGATTGTTATGCTAACACTCGCTTTCATTTCTCTCAGTATATCAATATCTCTCTTCACTATATCTGATTTTGTTATTATCAGCACGGGGATGTTTTTTTCCTTAAATATTTCAAGGCATTTCCTTGTTATTCCAATTTTCTCTTCCTCTGGTGTATAGGCGTCGCCACTATTTGCCATGCTTATGTAAGTATCAACTTTTTCAACTTCTTTTGCTAAATTTCTCAGCACATTCTTCTTTACCCTTGCTTTGAAAGGATTTTTGATATAGGAAGAGATATAGCAATATATGCATGCATGTGAGCAACCTGTATACGGATTAAATGAATATTTTTTTGGACAAGTGCATAATTTGCTCTTCCAAGGATCAAATAAATTTATAACATTTGC
This window of the Thermoplasmatales archaeon genome carries:
- a CDS encoding radical SAM protein translates to MERKANVINLFDPWKSKLCTCPKKYSFNPYTGCSHACIYCYISSYIKNPFKARVKKNVLRNLAKEVEKVDTYISMANSGDAYTPEEEKIGITRKCLEIFKEKNIPVLIITKSDIVKRDIDILREMKASVSITITTLSIEKARKVEPNAPLPERRIKAIETLAEEGILCSVRIDPILPGFNDDEIEEIVESISPFVKHVVASTLKPRRDSFERLKGIIEIEKYSWRRVGNSFYLPEKIRYFYLEKVEEACRRNNLSFGACREGYKFYGKTCDGGHLIYGGK
- a CDS encoding (2Fe-2S)-binding protein, with translation MPIVKIVCRCEDVSEEEIVDAIEKYDCETLDELKHLLRIGMGHCQGRTCLIIAARILVSKKGKKIEEIIPSFRPPDEPVEIGILGKHE
- a CDS encoding FAD-binding oxidoreductase produces the protein MNKVDVAIIGAGINGCAIAYELAKRGKDVAVFERKWIASGDTGRCGAGIRQQWATEENAILAKKSVEIFEKLSEELNYDIGLRQGGYLIAIHSEEEMKQAKKNIEMQNRLGIPSRIIYEDEIKEIAPILDLNGMEAIAATFCPTDGHANPFKTTYAYALAAKKLGAKIYKFTEVKEIKVKDKKIEGILTTKGELKANFVVNCAGAWSGEVARMAGIELPNKPVRKEALVTEPIKRSFDCMVISFRDGIYFSQQEEGQILGGIPSPEEKTGYYFEPTYSFLKHMAFMLGKYAPPLKHVKILRQWTGFYDVTPDALPILGKTSVEGFIQCNGFSGHGFMIAPMVARLIAQLICDEKTDLPIDNLSIERFKRKTFKEKAVVG